One window of the Gambusia affinis linkage group LG01, SWU_Gaff_1.0, whole genome shotgun sequence genome contains the following:
- the si:dkey-178k16.1 gene encoding band 4.1-like protein 1 isoform X5, producing the protein MTTEAILAGEMKTAMEGDARRTNQVPEDQGELDDSSEKTPSKASRSPQKTTKRLKTVPVKVTLLDGSEYDTAVEKFAKGQTLLDMVCGHLNLLERDYFGLTFIDSDSSKNWLDPSKEIKKQIRVGLWTFGFAVKFYPPDPSVLIEDITRYYLCLQLRDDILSGRLPCSFVTHALLGSYTVQAELGDYDPEEHGPDYVSEFHFAPNQTRELEERVMELHRNYKGMTPAEAEMNFLENAKKLSMYGVDLHHAKDSEGIDIMLGVSANGLLIYRDRLRINRFAWPKILKISYKRSNFYIKIRPGEYEQFESTIGFKLPNHRASKRLWKVCIEHHTFFRLVSPEPPPKGFLVIGSKFRYSGRTQAQTRQASALIDRPAPQFDRSVSKRYLQPRSIDGASALGDSMDQLSQRSSSERTQFMSREDLDQEGSLDLDHDHYLYQDQDQYTDQEAEHQDGQKQPMGAISSTPTKALELKDEEPGIPIDTKPENVVHLRPKQEQFLDKPEDVLQKHQASINELKRALKQPNTKKAPREKRLPSETPPAGTPERKTATSDAKLIEKQDGYETTLDSYFNAEKSETSSGPETNPNNCQTSRESLITKLRTSATDSAGRRDMNKMEDTTNGHHDSALVRNMLHENGYGSPPDKMMNEMNKDTNISLYERREKNKPFESLATVDSFPKGDRPKSESGTRHSDARKMKDLSPDSEEKDGNKTVNSHSEVTKIAPLKPQRSKKSLNKENKVVNLQTQSQSDKSTFGAAGNGQMNKLPYESGRRHDDATVLQSLELYRQTQVPHQTTSELLSQKELKDCRDSAGTRGSSLHEDNFPNILEFSSKLPTAPPRTLPLKTHWSRDRPNSIDSSHIHYRTTSQETAKRKQPDTPLTPAIHEEHFSESSKEPWERRLGSVSEDDQDHDILYLKETHLGIEHLQTGMEEFSRGMSELGERDLSPDGGLRFGIDLLQQQGPPEPPPPLVSAPLSRGASGSPPAKLIQAEEVRPEVRPEVRPEIRPEVRQDVKRPDGQPVVPKKPKRSVPVSSSVDRDQLHKEASRLPTVAPLSREASDVMPTPTVRKTDTRTETQPNGSELTTTIVEFTDQDHGITSLSEVSYSTRQSTSPVHRSGFGRESAGSPILVAENVTSATTHVSKTVKGGYSETRIEKRIIITGDDDVDQEQALAIAIQEAKQQHPDMQVTKAVVIRETEPSAEDRHGTT; encoded by the exons ATGACAACAGAGGCGATTTTGGCAGGGGAAATGAAGACGGCAATGGAGGGTGACGCCAGGAGGACCAATCAG GTTCCTGAGGACCAGGGCGAACTGGATGACAGCTCAGAGAAAACCCCCAGCAAAGCCTCCAGGTCGCCCCAGAAAACCACCAAACGGCTCAAGACTGTCCCTGTCAAAGTAACTCTCCTTGACGGCTCAGAGTATGACACTGCAGTTGAG aaatttgccAAGGGCCAGACCCTGCTGGACATGGTGTGTGGCCATCTGAACCTGCTGGAGAGAGACTACTTTGGCCTGACTTTCATCGACTCTGATAGTTCTAAG AACTGGCTGGATCCATCCAAAGAGATTAAGAAGCAAATTCGGG TTGGTTTGTGGACCTTTGGGTTTGCCGTCAAGTTTTATCCTCCAGACCCATCTGTTCTGATTGAAGACATCACAAG GTACTACCTGTGTCTGCAATTGAGAGACGACATCCTATCCGGCCGCCTCCCGTGCTCGTTTGTCACACACGCGCTGCTGGGCTCCTACACCGTCCAGGCCGAACTGGGAGACTACGACCCCGAGGAACACGGCCCGGACTACGTCAGCGAATTCCACTTCGCTCCGAACCAGACGcgagagctggaggagagagtGATGGAGCTGCACCGTAACTACAA GGGGATGACTCCAGCAGAAGCAGAGATGAACTTCCTTGAAAATGCTAAGAAGCTCTCGATGTATGGAGTGGATCTGCATCATGCAAAG GATTCTGAGGGAATAGACATAATGCTCGGCGTTAGCGCCAACGGGCTGCTCATCTACAGAGACCGCCTGAGGATCAATCGCTTCGCCTGGCCAAAAATTCTCAAGATTTCTTATAAAAGAAGCAACTTCTACATCAAAATCCGTCCCGGAGAG TACGAACAGTTTGAGAGCACCATAGGCTTCAAGTTGCCCAACCACCGGGCCTCGAAGCGATTGTGGAAGGTCTGCATAGAACACCACACCTTTTTCAG gTTGGTTTCCCCAGAGCCACCCCCGAAGGGCTTCCTCGTAATTGGCTCCAAGTTTCGCTACAGTGGGCGGACCCAAGCGCAGACGAGGCAGGCCAGTGCTCTGATCGACCGTCCCGCCCCGCAGTTTGATCGGTCCGTCAGCAAGCGGTACCTGCAGCCACGGAGCATAGATGGAG CCTCAGCTTTAGGTGACAGTATGGATCAGCTATCTCAGAGAAGCTCTAGCGAACGCACACAGTTTATGTCCAGGGAAGACCTGGATCAGGAGGGCAGCCTTGACCTGGACCATGATCACTATCTCTATCAAGACCAGGACCAGTACACAGACCAGGAAGCGGAGCACCAGGATGGACAGAAACAGCCGATGGGAGCCATCAGCTCAACGCCCACAAAGGCTTTGGAGCTCAAG GATGAGGAGCCAGGCATTCCTATAGACACGAAACCAGAG AATGTGGTGCACCTTCGGCCCAAACAGGAG CAGTTTCTGGATAAGCCAGAGGACGTCTTGCAGAAACACCAGGCCAGCATCAACGAGCTGAAGAGAGCTTTGAAGCAACCCAACACCAAGAAGGCGCCAAGAGAGAAACGCCTGCCTTCAGAAACTCCTCCTGCAGGAACCCCGGAACGGAAAACG GCAACCAGTGATGCCAAATTGATTGAGAAGCAGGATGGTTATGAGACCACACTGGATTCTTACTTCAATGCAGAAAAAAGTGAGACCTCATCAGGGCCTGAAACAAATCCGAACAATTGCCAAACATCCAGGGAATCTTTAATTACTAAGCTGAGAACATCTGCAACTGACTCAGCAGGACGGAGAGATATGAACAAGATGGAGGACACAACTAATGGCCATCATGATTCTGCGTTAGTGAGGAATATGCTTCATGAAAATGGATATGGCTCTCCACCTGACAAGATGATGAATGAAATgaacaaagacacaaacatttctctgtATGAGCGTcgagagaaaaacaaacccttTGAATCTCTTGCAACTGTGGATTCTTTCCCTAAGGGCGACAGACCTAAAAGTGAGAGTGGCACAAGGCACAGTGATGCTCGGAAAATGAAAGACCTGAGCCCCGACTCAGAGGAGAAGGATGGCAACAAAACTGTGAACTCACATTCAGAAGTCACCAAAATAGCTCCGCTCAAACCGCAAAGATCAAAGAAGTCTTTGAATAAGGAGAACAAAGTTGTAAATCTTCAAACTCAAAGCCAGTCTGACAAAAGCACATTTGGTGCTGCTGGGAATGGACAGATGAATAAATTGCCCTACGAATCAGGAAGGAGACACGATGATGCCACTGTGCTGCAGTCTTTAGAGTTGTATCGGCAAACCCAAGTTCCCCATCAGACGACGAGTGAGTTGTTATCGCAGAAGGAACTGAAGGACTGCAGAGATTCAGCGGGGACGAGAGGGAGTTCTCTACATGAGGACAATTTTCCAAACATCTTAGAGTTTAGTTCGAAACTTCCCACCGCTCCCCCTCGCACCCTCCCTCTGAAAACACACTGGTCTCGTGATAGACCAAACAGCATCGACAGCAGCCACATCCACTACCGGACCACCAGCCAAGAAACGGCCAAGAGAAAGCAACCG GACACACCCCTGACCCCTGCCATCCACGAGGAGCATTTCAGCGAAAGTTCA AAGGAACCATGGGAGAGACGGCTAGGCTCTGTGTCTGAGGATGACCAGGACCATGACATCCTCTACCTTAAGGAAACCCACCTGGGCATCGAGC ATCTGCAAACGGGCATGGAGGAGTTCTCCAGGGGTATGTCAGAGTTGGGAGAGAGGGATCTTTCACCCGACGGGGGGCTGCGCTTCGGGATCGACTTGCTCCAGCAGCAAGGCCCCCCTGAACCGCCGCCTCCGTTAGTGTCCGCTCCTCTCAGCAGAGGAGCTAGTGGCAGCCCTCCGGCCAAACTTATTCAAGCTGAAGAGGTCCGACCAGAAGTCCGACCCGAGGTCAGACCAGAGATCCGACCAGAAGTCCGACAAGATGTCAAAAGACCCGACGGCCAG cCTGTTGTGCCTAAAAAACCAAAGAGGTCAGTGCCAGTGTCATCATCAGTGGACAGAGATCAGTTGCACAAAGAAGCCAGTCGCCTCCCTACAGTAGCGCCTCTGAGCAGAGAGGCCAGTGATGTCATGCCCACCCCAACAGTGAGAAAGACCGACACCAGGACAGAGACTCAGCCCAACGGGTCAGAGCTCACCACCACCATAGTGGAGTTCACAGATCAG GATCATGGCATCACGTCGCTAAGCGAGGTTTCTTACTCTACGAGACAAAGCACATCTCCA GTGCACAGAAGCGGTTTTGGAAGAGAGTCGGCTGGTTCGCCTATCCTTGTCGCTGAAAACGTTACCTCAGCAACCACTCACGTCTCAAAG ACGGTGAAAGGTGGATACTCTGAGACGAGGATTGAAAAGAGGATTATAATCACTGGAGATGATGACGTGGACCAAGAGCAG GCTCTGGCTATTGCAATACAGGAAGCCAAGCAGCAGCATCCAGACATGCAGGTGACCAAGGCGGTCGTCATTAGGGAAACCGAACCATCCGCTGAGGATCGACATGGCACCACATAG
- the si:dkey-178k16.1 gene encoding band 4.1-like protein 1 isoform X2, protein MTTEAILAGEMKTAMEGDARRTNQVPEDQGELDDSSEKTPSKASRSPQKTTKRLKTVPVKVTLLDGSEYDTAVEKFAKGQTLLDMVCGHLNLLERDYFGLTFIDSDSSKNWLDPSKEIKKQIRVGLWTFGFAVKFYPPDPSVLIEDITRYYLCLQLRDDILSGRLPCSFVTHALLGSYTVQAELGDYDPEEHGPDYVSEFHFAPNQTRELEERVMELHRNYKGMTPAEAEMNFLENAKKLSMYGVDLHHAKDSEGIDIMLGVSANGLLIYRDRLRINRFAWPKILKISYKRSNFYIKIRPGEYEQFESTIGFKLPNHRASKRLWKVCIEHHTFFRLVSPEPPPKGFLVIGSKFRYSGRTQAQTRQASALIDRPAPQFDRSVSKRYLQPRSIDGASALGDSMDQLSQRSSSERTQFMSREDLDQEGSLDLDHDHYLYQDQDQYTDQEAEHQDGQKQPMGAISSTPTKALELKDEEPGIPIDTKPEQFLDKPEDVLQKHQASINELKRALKQPNTKKAPREKRLPSETPPAGTPERKTATSDAKLIEKQDGYETTLDSYFNAEKSETSSGPETNPNNCQTSRESLITKLRTSATDSAGRRDMNKMEDTTNGHHDSALVRNMLHENGYGSPPDKMMNEMNKDTNISLYERREKNKPFESLATVDSFPKGDRPKSESGTRHSDARKMKDLSPDSEEKDGNKTVNSHSEVTKIAPLKPQRSKKSLNKENKVVNLQTQSQSDKSTFGAAGNGQMNKLPYESGRRHDDATVLQSLELYRQTQVPHQTTSELLSQKELKDCRDSAGTRGSSLHEDNFPNILEFSSKLPTAPPRTLPLKTHWSRDRPNSIDSSHIHYRTTSQETAKRKQPDTPLTPAIHEEHFSESSKEPWERRLGSVSEDDQDHDILYLKETHLGIERKCSSITVSSTSSLEAEVDFTVLTDLQTGMEEFSRGMSELGERDLSPDGGLRFGIDLLQQQGPPEPPPPLVSAPLSRGASGSPPAKLIQAEEVRPEVRPEVRPEIRPEVRQDVKRPDGQPVVPKKPKRSVPVSSSVDRDQLHKEASRLPTVAPLSREASDVMPTPTVRKTDTRTETQPNGSELTTTIVEFTDQDHGITSLSEVSYSTRQSTSPVHRSGFGRESAGSPILVAENVTSATTHVSKTVKGGYSETRIEKRIIITGDDDVDQEQALAIAIQEAKQQHPDMQVTKAVVIRETEPSAEDRHGTT, encoded by the exons ATGACAACAGAGGCGATTTTGGCAGGGGAAATGAAGACGGCAATGGAGGGTGACGCCAGGAGGACCAATCAG GTTCCTGAGGACCAGGGCGAACTGGATGACAGCTCAGAGAAAACCCCCAGCAAAGCCTCCAGGTCGCCCCAGAAAACCACCAAACGGCTCAAGACTGTCCCTGTCAAAGTAACTCTCCTTGACGGCTCAGAGTATGACACTGCAGTTGAG aaatttgccAAGGGCCAGACCCTGCTGGACATGGTGTGTGGCCATCTGAACCTGCTGGAGAGAGACTACTTTGGCCTGACTTTCATCGACTCTGATAGTTCTAAG AACTGGCTGGATCCATCCAAAGAGATTAAGAAGCAAATTCGGG TTGGTTTGTGGACCTTTGGGTTTGCCGTCAAGTTTTATCCTCCAGACCCATCTGTTCTGATTGAAGACATCACAAG GTACTACCTGTGTCTGCAATTGAGAGACGACATCCTATCCGGCCGCCTCCCGTGCTCGTTTGTCACACACGCGCTGCTGGGCTCCTACACCGTCCAGGCCGAACTGGGAGACTACGACCCCGAGGAACACGGCCCGGACTACGTCAGCGAATTCCACTTCGCTCCGAACCAGACGcgagagctggaggagagagtGATGGAGCTGCACCGTAACTACAA GGGGATGACTCCAGCAGAAGCAGAGATGAACTTCCTTGAAAATGCTAAGAAGCTCTCGATGTATGGAGTGGATCTGCATCATGCAAAG GATTCTGAGGGAATAGACATAATGCTCGGCGTTAGCGCCAACGGGCTGCTCATCTACAGAGACCGCCTGAGGATCAATCGCTTCGCCTGGCCAAAAATTCTCAAGATTTCTTATAAAAGAAGCAACTTCTACATCAAAATCCGTCCCGGAGAG TACGAACAGTTTGAGAGCACCATAGGCTTCAAGTTGCCCAACCACCGGGCCTCGAAGCGATTGTGGAAGGTCTGCATAGAACACCACACCTTTTTCAG gTTGGTTTCCCCAGAGCCACCCCCGAAGGGCTTCCTCGTAATTGGCTCCAAGTTTCGCTACAGTGGGCGGACCCAAGCGCAGACGAGGCAGGCCAGTGCTCTGATCGACCGTCCCGCCCCGCAGTTTGATCGGTCCGTCAGCAAGCGGTACCTGCAGCCACGGAGCATAGATGGAG CCTCAGCTTTAGGTGACAGTATGGATCAGCTATCTCAGAGAAGCTCTAGCGAACGCACACAGTTTATGTCCAGGGAAGACCTGGATCAGGAGGGCAGCCTTGACCTGGACCATGATCACTATCTCTATCAAGACCAGGACCAGTACACAGACCAGGAAGCGGAGCACCAGGATGGACAGAAACAGCCGATGGGAGCCATCAGCTCAACGCCCACAAAGGCTTTGGAGCTCAAG GATGAGGAGCCAGGCATTCCTATAGACACGAAACCAGAG CAGTTTCTGGATAAGCCAGAGGACGTCTTGCAGAAACACCAGGCCAGCATCAACGAGCTGAAGAGAGCTTTGAAGCAACCCAACACCAAGAAGGCGCCAAGAGAGAAACGCCTGCCTTCAGAAACTCCTCCTGCAGGAACCCCGGAACGGAAAACG GCAACCAGTGATGCCAAATTGATTGAGAAGCAGGATGGTTATGAGACCACACTGGATTCTTACTTCAATGCAGAAAAAAGTGAGACCTCATCAGGGCCTGAAACAAATCCGAACAATTGCCAAACATCCAGGGAATCTTTAATTACTAAGCTGAGAACATCTGCAACTGACTCAGCAGGACGGAGAGATATGAACAAGATGGAGGACACAACTAATGGCCATCATGATTCTGCGTTAGTGAGGAATATGCTTCATGAAAATGGATATGGCTCTCCACCTGACAAGATGATGAATGAAATgaacaaagacacaaacatttctctgtATGAGCGTcgagagaaaaacaaacccttTGAATCTCTTGCAACTGTGGATTCTTTCCCTAAGGGCGACAGACCTAAAAGTGAGAGTGGCACAAGGCACAGTGATGCTCGGAAAATGAAAGACCTGAGCCCCGACTCAGAGGAGAAGGATGGCAACAAAACTGTGAACTCACATTCAGAAGTCACCAAAATAGCTCCGCTCAAACCGCAAAGATCAAAGAAGTCTTTGAATAAGGAGAACAAAGTTGTAAATCTTCAAACTCAAAGCCAGTCTGACAAAAGCACATTTGGTGCTGCTGGGAATGGACAGATGAATAAATTGCCCTACGAATCAGGAAGGAGACACGATGATGCCACTGTGCTGCAGTCTTTAGAGTTGTATCGGCAAACCCAAGTTCCCCATCAGACGACGAGTGAGTTGTTATCGCAGAAGGAACTGAAGGACTGCAGAGATTCAGCGGGGACGAGAGGGAGTTCTCTACATGAGGACAATTTTCCAAACATCTTAGAGTTTAGTTCGAAACTTCCCACCGCTCCCCCTCGCACCCTCCCTCTGAAAACACACTGGTCTCGTGATAGACCAAACAGCATCGACAGCAGCCACATCCACTACCGGACCACCAGCCAAGAAACGGCCAAGAGAAAGCAACCG GACACACCCCTGACCCCTGCCATCCACGAGGAGCATTTCAGCGAAAGTTCA AAGGAACCATGGGAGAGACGGCTAGGCTCTGTGTCTGAGGATGACCAGGACCATGACATCCTCTACCTTAAGGAAACCCACCTGGGCATCGAGCGCAAGTGTTCCAGCATCACTGTTAGCTCGACCTCCAGCCTTGAGGCTGAAGTAGATTTCACCGTCCTTACAGATCTGCAAACGGGCATGGAGGAGTTCTCCAGGGGTATGTCAGAGTTGGGAGAGAGGGATCTTTCACCCGACGGGGGGCTGCGCTTCGGGATCGACTTGCTCCAGCAGCAAGGCCCCCCTGAACCGCCGCCTCCGTTAGTGTCCGCTCCTCTCAGCAGAGGAGCTAGTGGCAGCCCTCCGGCCAAACTTATTCAAGCTGAAGAGGTCCGACCAGAAGTCCGACCCGAGGTCAGACCAGAGATCCGACCAGAAGTCCGACAAGATGTCAAAAGACCCGACGGCCAG cCTGTTGTGCCTAAAAAACCAAAGAGGTCAGTGCCAGTGTCATCATCAGTGGACAGAGATCAGTTGCACAAAGAAGCCAGTCGCCTCCCTACAGTAGCGCCTCTGAGCAGAGAGGCCAGTGATGTCATGCCCACCCCAACAGTGAGAAAGACCGACACCAGGACAGAGACTCAGCCCAACGGGTCAGAGCTCACCACCACCATAGTGGAGTTCACAGATCAG GATCATGGCATCACGTCGCTAAGCGAGGTTTCTTACTCTACGAGACAAAGCACATCTCCA GTGCACAGAAGCGGTTTTGGAAGAGAGTCGGCTGGTTCGCCTATCCTTGTCGCTGAAAACGTTACCTCAGCAACCACTCACGTCTCAAAG ACGGTGAAAGGTGGATACTCTGAGACGAGGATTGAAAAGAGGATTATAATCACTGGAGATGATGACGTGGACCAAGAGCAG GCTCTGGCTATTGCAATACAGGAAGCCAAGCAGCAGCATCCAGACATGCAGGTGACCAAGGCGGTCGTCATTAGGGAAACCGAACCATCCGCTGAGGATCGACATGGCACCACATAG
- the si:dkey-178k16.1 gene encoding band 4.1-like protein 1 isoform X3 — protein sequence MTTEAILAGEMKTAMEGDARRTNQVPEDQGELDDSSEKTPSKASRSPQKTTKRLKTVPVKVTLLDGSEYDTAVEKFAKGQTLLDMVCGHLNLLERDYFGLTFIDSDSSKNWLDPSKEIKKQIRVGLWTFGFAVKFYPPDPSVLIEDITRYYLCLQLRDDILSGRLPCSFVTHALLGSYTVQAELGDYDPEEHGPDYVSEFHFAPNQTRELEERVMELHRNYKGMTPAEAEMNFLENAKKLSMYGVDLHHAKDSEGIDIMLGVSANGLLIYRDRLRINRFAWPKILKISYKRSNFYIKIRPGEYEQFESTIGFKLPNHRASKRLWKVCIEHHTFFRLVSPEPPPKGFLVIGSKFRYSGRTQAQTRQASALIDRPAPQFDRSVSKRYLQPRSIDGASALGDSMDQLSQRSSSERTQFMSREDLDQEGSLDLDHDHYLYQDQDQYTDQEAEHQDGQKQPMGAISSTPTKALELKNVVHLRPKQEQFLDKPEDVLQKHQASINELKRALKQPNTKKAPREKRLPSETPPAGTPERKTATSDAKLIEKQDGYETTLDSYFNAEKSETSSGPETNPNNCQTSRESLITKLRTSATDSAGRRDMNKMEDTTNGHHDSALVRNMLHENGYGSPPDKMMNEMNKDTNISLYERREKNKPFESLATVDSFPKGDRPKSESGTRHSDARKMKDLSPDSEEKDGNKTVNSHSEVTKIAPLKPQRSKKSLNKENKVVNLQTQSQSDKSTFGAAGNGQMNKLPYESGRRHDDATVLQSLELYRQTQVPHQTTSELLSQKELKDCRDSAGTRGSSLHEDNFPNILEFSSKLPTAPPRTLPLKTHWSRDRPNSIDSSHIHYRTTSQETAKRKQPDTPLTPAIHEEHFSESSKEPWERRLGSVSEDDQDHDILYLKETHLGIERKCSSITVSSTSSLEAEVDFTVLTDLQTGMEEFSRGMSELGERDLSPDGGLRFGIDLLQQQGPPEPPPPLVSAPLSRGASGSPPAKLIQAEEVRPEVRPEVRPEIRPEVRQDVKRPDGQPVVPKKPKRSVPVSSSVDRDQLHKEASRLPTVAPLSREASDVMPTPTVRKTDTRTETQPNGSELTTTIVEFTDQDHGITSLSEVSYSTRQSTSPVHRSGFGRESAGSPILVAENVTSATTHVSKTVKGGYSETRIEKRIIITGDDDVDQEQALAIAIQEAKQQHPDMQVTKAVVIRETEPSAEDRHGTT from the exons ATGACAACAGAGGCGATTTTGGCAGGGGAAATGAAGACGGCAATGGAGGGTGACGCCAGGAGGACCAATCAG GTTCCTGAGGACCAGGGCGAACTGGATGACAGCTCAGAGAAAACCCCCAGCAAAGCCTCCAGGTCGCCCCAGAAAACCACCAAACGGCTCAAGACTGTCCCTGTCAAAGTAACTCTCCTTGACGGCTCAGAGTATGACACTGCAGTTGAG aaatttgccAAGGGCCAGACCCTGCTGGACATGGTGTGTGGCCATCTGAACCTGCTGGAGAGAGACTACTTTGGCCTGACTTTCATCGACTCTGATAGTTCTAAG AACTGGCTGGATCCATCCAAAGAGATTAAGAAGCAAATTCGGG TTGGTTTGTGGACCTTTGGGTTTGCCGTCAAGTTTTATCCTCCAGACCCATCTGTTCTGATTGAAGACATCACAAG GTACTACCTGTGTCTGCAATTGAGAGACGACATCCTATCCGGCCGCCTCCCGTGCTCGTTTGTCACACACGCGCTGCTGGGCTCCTACACCGTCCAGGCCGAACTGGGAGACTACGACCCCGAGGAACACGGCCCGGACTACGTCAGCGAATTCCACTTCGCTCCGAACCAGACGcgagagctggaggagagagtGATGGAGCTGCACCGTAACTACAA GGGGATGACTCCAGCAGAAGCAGAGATGAACTTCCTTGAAAATGCTAAGAAGCTCTCGATGTATGGAGTGGATCTGCATCATGCAAAG GATTCTGAGGGAATAGACATAATGCTCGGCGTTAGCGCCAACGGGCTGCTCATCTACAGAGACCGCCTGAGGATCAATCGCTTCGCCTGGCCAAAAATTCTCAAGATTTCTTATAAAAGAAGCAACTTCTACATCAAAATCCGTCCCGGAGAG TACGAACAGTTTGAGAGCACCATAGGCTTCAAGTTGCCCAACCACCGGGCCTCGAAGCGATTGTGGAAGGTCTGCATAGAACACCACACCTTTTTCAG gTTGGTTTCCCCAGAGCCACCCCCGAAGGGCTTCCTCGTAATTGGCTCCAAGTTTCGCTACAGTGGGCGGACCCAAGCGCAGACGAGGCAGGCCAGTGCTCTGATCGACCGTCCCGCCCCGCAGTTTGATCGGTCCGTCAGCAAGCGGTACCTGCAGCCACGGAGCATAGATGGAG CCTCAGCTTTAGGTGACAGTATGGATCAGCTATCTCAGAGAAGCTCTAGCGAACGCACACAGTTTATGTCCAGGGAAGACCTGGATCAGGAGGGCAGCCTTGACCTGGACCATGATCACTATCTCTATCAAGACCAGGACCAGTACACAGACCAGGAAGCGGAGCACCAGGATGGACAGAAACAGCCGATGGGAGCCATCAGCTCAACGCCCACAAAGGCTTTGGAGCTCAAG AATGTGGTGCACCTTCGGCCCAAACAGGAG CAGTTTCTGGATAAGCCAGAGGACGTCTTGCAGAAACACCAGGCCAGCATCAACGAGCTGAAGAGAGCTTTGAAGCAACCCAACACCAAGAAGGCGCCAAGAGAGAAACGCCTGCCTTCAGAAACTCCTCCTGCAGGAACCCCGGAACGGAAAACG GCAACCAGTGATGCCAAATTGATTGAGAAGCAGGATGGTTATGAGACCACACTGGATTCTTACTTCAATGCAGAAAAAAGTGAGACCTCATCAGGGCCTGAAACAAATCCGAACAATTGCCAAACATCCAGGGAATCTTTAATTACTAAGCTGAGAACATCTGCAACTGACTCAGCAGGACGGAGAGATATGAACAAGATGGAGGACACAACTAATGGCCATCATGATTCTGCGTTAGTGAGGAATATGCTTCATGAAAATGGATATGGCTCTCCACCTGACAAGATGATGAATGAAATgaacaaagacacaaacatttctctgtATGAGCGTcgagagaaaaacaaacccttTGAATCTCTTGCAACTGTGGATTCTTTCCCTAAGGGCGACAGACCTAAAAGTGAGAGTGGCACAAGGCACAGTGATGCTCGGAAAATGAAAGACCTGAGCCCCGACTCAGAGGAGAAGGATGGCAACAAAACTGTGAACTCACATTCAGAAGTCACCAAAATAGCTCCGCTCAAACCGCAAAGATCAAAGAAGTCTTTGAATAAGGAGAACAAAGTTGTAAATCTTCAAACTCAAAGCCAGTCTGACAAAAGCACATTTGGTGCTGCTGGGAATGGACAGATGAATAAATTGCCCTACGAATCAGGAAGGAGACACGATGATGCCACTGTGCTGCAGTCTTTAGAGTTGTATCGGCAAACCCAAGTTCCCCATCAGACGACGAGTGAGTTGTTATCGCAGAAGGAACTGAAGGACTGCAGAGATTCAGCGGGGACGAGAGGGAGTTCTCTACATGAGGACAATTTTCCAAACATCTTAGAGTTTAGTTCGAAACTTCCCACCGCTCCCCCTCGCACCCTCCCTCTGAAAACACACTGGTCTCGTGATAGACCAAACAGCATCGACAGCAGCCACATCCACTACCGGACCACCAGCCAAGAAACGGCCAAGAGAAAGCAACCG GACACACCCCTGACCCCTGCCATCCACGAGGAGCATTTCAGCGAAAGTTCA AAGGAACCATGGGAGAGACGGCTAGGCTCTGTGTCTGAGGATGACCAGGACCATGACATCCTCTACCTTAAGGAAACCCACCTGGGCATCGAGCGCAAGTGTTCCAGCATCACTGTTAGCTCGACCTCCAGCCTTGAGGCTGAAGTAGATTTCACCGTCCTTACAGATCTGCAAACGGGCATGGAGGAGTTCTCCAGGGGTATGTCAGAGTTGGGAGAGAGGGATCTTTCACCCGACGGGGGGCTGCGCTTCGGGATCGACTTGCTCCAGCAGCAAGGCCCCCCTGAACCGCCGCCTCCGTTAGTGTCCGCTCCTCTCAGCAGAGGAGCTAGTGGCAGCCCTCCGGCCAAACTTATTCAAGCTGAAGAGGTCCGACCAGAAGTCCGACCCGAGGTCAGACCAGAGATCCGACCAGAAGTCCGACAAGATGTCAAAAGACCCGACGGCCAG cCTGTTGTGCCTAAAAAACCAAAGAGGTCAGTGCCAGTGTCATCATCAGTGGACAGAGATCAGTTGCACAAAGAAGCCAGTCGCCTCCCTACAGTAGCGCCTCTGAGCAGAGAGGCCAGTGATGTCATGCCCACCCCAACAGTGAGAAAGACCGACACCAGGACAGAGACTCAGCCCAACGGGTCAGAGCTCACCACCACCATAGTGGAGTTCACAGATCAG GATCATGGCATCACGTCGCTAAGCGAGGTTTCTTACTCTACGAGACAAAGCACATCTCCA GTGCACAGAAGCGGTTTTGGAAGAGAGTCGGCTGGTTCGCCTATCCTTGTCGCTGAAAACGTTACCTCAGCAACCACTCACGTCTCAAAG ACGGTGAAAGGTGGATACTCTGAGACGAGGATTGAAAAGAGGATTATAATCACTGGAGATGATGACGTGGACCAAGAGCAG GCTCTGGCTATTGCAATACAGGAAGCCAAGCAGCAGCATCCAGACATGCAGGTGACCAAGGCGGTCGTCATTAGGGAAACCGAACCATCCGCTGAGGATCGACATGGCACCACATAG